ACCATTTGCGGCGGCTCCGGTGCTGGCCCCGGCTTCCCCGGCACCGATGCGGTGCATACCCACATGACCAACTCGCGGCTGACCGACCCCGAGGTGCTGGAATGGCGCTTTCCGGTGCTGTTGAGAGAATTCTGCATTCGCCAGGGCAGCGGCGGAGCGGGGGAATATGCTGGCGGCAACGGCATTGTGCGCACAGTAGAGTTTCGTGAACCGATGACGGTCGCCATTCTCTCCAACCATCGGCTAGTGCCGCCCTTTGGCCTGGCTGGTGGGCAACCGGGTCAGGTGGGAGAAAACCAGGTGCTTCGCGCCGATGGCCAAGTGGAGGCTTTGCCGGGGCAGGCCACCATAGCTTTAGATGCGGGAGACTGCATTCGAATCGCCACACCGGGCGGCGGCGGCTACGGCGAACAACCCGAGTGAGGTGCAAGAAAAACTGGCTATCCTGCACCCGCTCTAAATATGTCCTGCGCTGTCAGCCTCAACGCTGCAAAGGTCGGTGAAACCAGTAGATCGTTTCCAGTAAATCGTTCTAGCTGATAGCCATCGGTCCCTAGGGTACAGAGTGTGATTGTGGGCTGCTTTGGTTGGCCAATTACCCGTGCGGCCCCCAAGGCGCGGAAGTCCACAATCCAGTATTCTGCGATGCCCATGGCCTCGTAGTCGGCCAGCTTGAGACCGTAGTCGTCTCGCCAGTTGGTGCTAACCACCTCTACCACTAGCTTGACCGTGGCGCCGTTGCAAACCGTAGACGATTTTTCCCACAGGGGCTCGTGCTGGAGTTGGGTGCGATCGAGCACGGCCACATCAGGAATGTAGCCTGCATTGGGCCGCAGGGGTTTCACCACACAAGTGCGAGGAATCATTAACGGCAACCCCAACTGGTCAATTAAAACACCAAGCTTGAGGGCAATAAACCCACCAATGTCTTCATGGGCACCCGTGGGACGCACCTCAACCACCTCGCCTTCAATCAGCTCGTAGCGCCCGCCATCGCAGGGGTATTGATCGATAAAGTCTTCAAAACTGAGGGGTTGCGCTGTGGCCTGCACCATCTAGACACCCGCCGTGATTTAGAACAGATGTGATTACAGTTTACTGTACTCGCCAGCTGACCCTAGCTGCGCTAATTCTTCAGCAGCGCGGAGTTTGAGACTCTAAGGCCTAGGAGATGTAGTCTGCACAACTTGACACATCAACTTTTCTTGAAATAATAAAGCATCAATATTTTTTGAAATGAGGCTGTGAGCAAAGCGCTACAGCTAGTTTCTTGCTTCTATTCGCCATCGTTTGATACAGAGGGTTTAGGAATGGTTAGGGTTGCTGTAAACGGATTTGGCCGTATTGGGCGGCTGGTGTTGCGAGCGGGCTGGGCCATGCCTGAGCTGGAATTCGTTCACATCAACGAAATCAAAGGTGGCCCTGAGTCTGCGGCGCATCTACTCAAATTTGATTCGGTCCACGGTCGTTGGGCGGCAGAAGTCGAAGCCGTTAGCTCTGAAAAAATTGCGATCGACGGCATTCCCCTTAGCTTCAGCAGCGGCGCTTCTCCCAATGAGGTGCCCTGGGCCGACTATGGCGTAGACCTGTTGCTGGAGTGCTCCGGCAAGTTTCGCACTGTAGAATCCCTGGCCCCTTACTACGACCACGGCGTTAAGAAGGTTATCGTTGCTGCCCCGGTCAAAGCCGGCGCGCTCAACGTGGTCTACGGCATCAACGATAACCTCTACAACCCAGCAGAACACCACCTACTGACGGCTGCCTCCTGCACTACCAACTGCCTGGCCCCGGTGGTTAAAGTCATCCACGAAGGGCTGGGCATTCGCCACGGGGTGATCACCACCATCCACAACCACACCAACACGCAGACCATTGTGGATGCCCCCCATCAAGACCTGCGCCGCGCCCGCGCCACCGGCATGTCGCTAATTCCAACAACGACGGGATCGGCGACGGCAATCGCACTGATCTACCCCGAACTAGCGGGCAAGCTCAATGGTTTAGCGGTGCGAGTACCCCTGCTCAATGCCTCCCTTACCGACTGCGTGTTTGAAGTCGATCGCCCCACCACCGTCGAAGAAGCCAACTCCCTTCTCAAAGCCGCTGCCGATGGCCCTCTCAAAGGAATCTTAGGCTACGAAACCCGACCCTTAGTCTCGGTGGATTACAAAGACGATCCCCGCTCCTCGATCGTCGATGCCCCCTCCACCATGGTCGTAGACGACACCCAGGTCAAAATTCTCGCCTGGTATGACAACGAGTGGGGCTACTCCTGCCGCATGGCGGAACTCGCTCGCAAGGTAGCGCAGAGTCTATAAATCTATTCCTCAAAAGAGAAGGCCCAGCGAACATTTTCTTCTTTCTTGACCTGAACTCTGTGGTGCATTGCTGCGCGAATGCACCCTACGGCCCCCCATCCACCCATCCACTCGCCCACCCATCCACTCCCCATGTCCTCCACCTTTAAACCCGAGAGCCTGCGCAACTACGCGATCATCACCGCCGCCTACTGGGGCTTTACCATCACCGACGGTGCCCTGCGGATGCTGGTGCTGCTGCACTTCCACGTGCTGGGGTACAGTCCCTTTGCGATCGCCATGCTGTTTCTCTTCTACGAAGTGTTTGGCGTGGTGACGAATTTCTTCGGTGGCTGGATTGGTTCCCAAGTGGGCATTCGGCAAACCCTTTACGGCGGCATTGCCCTGCAAATTTTTGCTCTGGTGATGCTGAGCTACTTGAATCCCGACTGGGGGGTACCGGTGCAGGTGGCTTATGTAATGGCGGCTCAGGCCTTCTCGGGCATCGCCAAAGACCTTACCAAGATGAGTTCTAAGAGCGCTATTCGTTTGGTGGTGCCCAAGGAGGCTGCGTCGCGCCTGTTTAAGTGGGTGGCGGTGCTCACCGGGTCGAAAAACGCGCTAAAAGGGGTGGGATTTTTCGTCGGGGCCGCCTTGCTAGAGGGGGTGGGCTTTCGCCCAGCGCTGCTGAGCCAGGCGGCGGTGTTGGGGGTGATTTTGCTGTCGGGCTCGCTGCTGCCTGTGGGTATGGGCAAAATCGGCAAAAAGGTGCCCTTCAAGCAGCTGTTTTCTAAGAGCAAAGCGATCAACGTGCTGTCGGCGGCGCGGTTCTTTTTGTTTGGCTCGCGGGATGTGTGGTTTGTAGTGGCGCTGCCGGTGTTCTTATATGAGGCGCTAGGCTGGCGGTTTATGCAGGTGGGCAGCTACATGGCTCTTTGGGTAATTGGCTACGGCATGGTGCAGTTTTTGGCCCCGCAGCTGTTGCGCAAAGACAGCACCGGCAAGGTGGTGCCCAAGGCCAAGACCATTCTGTTTTGGACATCCATTTTAACGCCCATTCCAGCCCTGATTGCGCTGACGCTGATGGCTGGAGTGCGGGGCAACATTGCCGTGACCGGCGGACTTGTGGTTTTTGGCGTTGTGTTTGCCTTTAACTCGGCGGTGCACTCGTACTTGGTGCTGGCCTACACCGAAGATCGCGATGTTAGCCTCAATGTGGGCTTCTATTACATGGCAAACTCGGGCGGGCGGTTACTGGGGACAATTACCTCGGGGCTGTTTTACCAGTGGTTTGGTCTGGTGGGGTGCTTGTGGGTGTCGAGCTTGTTTGTGCTGACGGCGGCGCTGATTACAGCGCAGCTGCCCGAGCCAGACCCTGCTGATTCGACCATGGTGGTGGGCTAATGAGCAAATGTTGGCGTTGGATGACCATTCAAAGATTTGTAATGGGAGGTGGAATCCGGAACATTGCTCTCTAAACTGTAGTTATAGCTACAGTTTTTGAAGGAAAGTTATGGATAAGCAATCGTCTATCCAGCGTCGCCAGGTGATTGGAGAGCTGCGCCACCAACTGCGATTCGCCAGTGTGGAAGAGCGCGATCGCATTCGCCAAGAGCTGAACTTTTGGGAGCAGCGGGGCCGCTAACTCGCCGACAGCAGGGGCAGCAGCAGGGTGACGAAAAAGTACACCAGTGCGCCTGTAAACACATAGCTATCGGTGCGGTCTAAAATGCCGCCGTGGCCGGGGATGAGGGCTCCAGAGTCTTTGACCCCGGCATCTCTTTTCATCAGCGATTCGGTGAGGTCACCCAGCAGGCTGGATGTGCCCACCATTAGGCCGAGGGCAGCTCCAGTGGCAGGCCAGATAGGCCATTGCAACCAGTGACTGCCAATCAATGCCACCACCATGCTGCCCAGCATGCCGAAGACCGCCCCTTCAACCGTCTTCTTGGGGCTGATGTTAGACAGCGGGGTGCGGCCAATAATTCTTCCAGCCGTGTAGGCCCCAATATCCGAAGCCCAAATGCAGGCAAAAGCTAGCAGGGTGATAACAAGACCGTAGGGTAGAGCATCTAGGGCAGGGGGCCAAGTTGCGGGCCAGAAGCCGCCCAGGGGCAGAGTGGTAGCGGTGTCGCCCAAGTCGCGCAGGCGCACCCAAAAGCTGGGTAGATAGCCACCGTAGAACAGGCCCAGGATAGACGCTGCCACATCGGCAATGGTGGCCACCTGGGGTTGGAACAGCAGATAAAAGCAGATAAACGTGCCGCTGAGCGGCAGCAGAGCGTCGGCCAAGGGCGGCGACAGGTGGGCAGTAATCAGCAGCAGCTGGCTTACCACCAGGGTAGTTTTGGCCGCCGGCAAGATGCCTTTGGCTTTTACCAGGGCAAAAATTTCGAGCTGCCCCAAGAAAATCAGCACCCCAAAGCCCAGGGTGAAGTACCAGCCCCCCAGCAAAATCATGACCAAGGCGACCGCGATCGCCACTATTCCGCTAATGATTCGAGGCCAGAGCATAGGTGGAAGTGCAGAGGGGGTTTAAACAGAGCGCGTTGCCTCCAGTTTTGAGGCAGCGACTGTCATGCAGCTTATTACACTGTGCCACATTCCCCTAGAGTCCCCGCTAGGAAACCAAGACAGGAGGCTAGCGGTAAGAGCAGGCCAAAGGCGTACCCGCCCGGTTAAACCTGTCTTTAGCCAGTAGAGGTGGCGAGCTGGGGATAGCCTGCTTCCACTAAGGCGCGATCGCGAATGCGGCAGGAATCGCACCGCCCACAGGGCTCCGCACCACCCAGATAGCACGACCAGGTTTGCGCGATCGGCACCCCCAGGGCCACCGCTCGACGCACAATATCTGCTTTAGAATCCACCACCAAAGGCGCAACCAGTTTGGGGGCATGACCTTCTAGCCCCGCCTTTGAGGAGAGCTGAGCTAGCTGCTGAAAGGCAGCCAGATATTCAGGCCGACAGTCAGGATAGCCAGAATAATCCACCGCGTTGATACCCAAGTAAATCGCCTCGGCCCCCTTGGCTTCGGCCAGGGCTAGAGCCAGGGCAATAAACACCGTATTGCGCCCCGGTACGTAGGTGGAAGGAATGCCCGCGTCAATGCCTTCCTGGGGCAGCGGCTGGGCCAGGTCGGTGAGAGAAGACGCGCCCCACTGGGCCAGATCGACATCGATGAAGTGGTGGTCTGCGATCGCAAAATGCTTTGCCACCGCCTTCGCTGCCTCTAGCTCGCGCTGGTGCCGCTGGCCGTAGTTAAACGACAGCGCCACCAGGTCATAGCCATCGGCGATCGCCTGGGCAGCGGCCGTAGCCGAATCGAGACCACCCGAGAGCAGCACAATGGCTTTAGGAGTAAGGCTTGACTGAGCCATAGGGCAAATGAAGACCGGAGCGACTAGTTACCCATTTGTACGATAGCTAGAATAGCCCAACGCTGCGCAAAAACCTATGGATTTTGGGTTTCTAGTACCGACAGATGACTGCGTTTTGCTGGAATCTTTGCCCCTTCAATCAATAGGTAATTACTCATGTTAAGTGCATTAAAGTCTGTGCTTCTTTAAGCAATAAGTCATTACTTATAGCAAATGTTTGGCGCTGACGAATCATTATTGTTAACAAAATAAGTCATGAGCTAATATCCATTGCACCTTTAAATAGGGAGAAGTCAAGCTATTGAGAGAAAACAGATCTTTACCTAGGATAGATACATTGAGTGCTGCTAAGTTTCTAGTTGACAGGCTCAGATTCTTACGCTTAAACTCAGTAAATCGAACAAGTCAGCCTAGTCTGCTAACCCTGTGTCTTTAGGTTTTTGCCTTTAAGTGTCTGGGTATGCAAGAGCGGGGGAACCAGTAAAGGGGCGTATTTCCGAGTTCTTAATACCCAAATTGAGGGTAATCGGAAGAGGACATCTCTCAGTCCTAGCCCGTCAGCTAACCTCGTCGGCATTGAGGGGAGATTGAATCGTCAGCATTTTTACTAATGTTTGGCTGTTTCAGTGTCCTAAGTCGTGTTAACACGGCTTGTTCGCTGTCCATGATTAGCCTCTAGGAGTGTTTCATGCAGCCCAAGTTGCGCACCCGTGCGGCTGCCCGTTCGGGGCAGACCAAGTCTGTCAAGCCGCCATTTCGCTTTCCGTTGGAAAGGATTGTCTTACCGGCGATCGCGTTTCTCGTCGTGCTGCTGGTTTGGTGGGTGGTCGCCACATTTTTCACCACGCTGATGCCTACTCCTGGGCAAGCGTTTATGGCCAACCTCGACTACATCTTTAATCCCTTTTTCCGGCGCGGGCCGGGCAATTTGGGCATTGGTTGGCTGCTGCTGGCCAGTTTGCGTCGGGTGCTGCTGGGGTTTTTGCTAGGCACGCTAGTGGCCATTCCAGTCGGCTTTTGGATTGGTCTATCGCCCCGCGCCATGATGGCCATCAACCCCATCGTGCAGCTGTTTCGCCCGGTGTCTCCGGTGGCCTGGTTGCCCATTGCCCTATCAATCTTTAACCTGGCCAATCCATCGGCTATTTTCGTAATTTTTATCACTTCCCTGTGGCCAACGGTGATCAACACCGCCCTGGGTGTGGCCAGCGTTCCTAAAGATTATTTAGACGTGGCGCAGGTGCTAGAAATGCCCCGCTGGCGGCAGATGACTAAGATTATTTGGCCAGCCAGCCTACCTTATATTTTCACGGGTTTGCGGCTGAGCTTGGGGATCGCCTGGCTGGTAATTGTGGCAGTTGAAATGCTCACTGGCGGCATTGGTATTGGCTTCTTTATTTGGGATGAATGGAACCGGCTCAGCCTTAGCTCGGTATTTTTGGCGGTGGTTGTTATTGGTCTCACCGGCCTAGTATTGGACTACGGCATCACTCTGCTCGAGCGCTGGGCAACCCACCGTCCTGCCAAAGCTATGTAGCCTTCAAGCTAACTGGCAAAACCTCTCAGTTCACTGCTGAGCAAATTCTTTGAAGAGCAGGTTTTGAGTAGGCAGCCAAACGCGGCTGGTCAGTCCAATCCCTTCCTGACACCTCACAGACAACAAGGATTAAAGCCATGACGATGATCAACCGGCGATCGCTCTTGCAAGGGGCGGCTGGGTTTACGGCGGGGCTAGCGGCTTCGGCCTGTAGTCAGGCGCTGCGATCGAGCAGTCCATCACCTAGCGGCGGGGCGGCTCAGGCCGCCAACGTTGAGCAAGTGGTTGACCCAGCTAGTTTAGAGCGGTCCCACATTAAGGTGGGCTATGTGCCCGTCAATGACTGCGCTCCGTTTGCGATCGCCCAGGCCAAGGGCTTTTTTCACAAATACGGGCTGACGGTTGCCCTCAACCGCGAGGCCAGCTGGGGCACCTCCCGCGATGCCGTCATCTTTGGGCGGCTTGACGCATCCCCGGTAGTCTCTGGGGCCGTCACCAACGCCCGGGTTGGGGCTGAGGGTGCTCCGGCGGCCCCTATGTGTGCGGCCCTGACCATTCATCGCCATGGCAATGCCATGACCATGAACCGCGCCATGTGGGATTATGGCCTGCGCCCTTGGCGAGAATATAATGGCGATCTGGAGGCCTTTGGTCGCGATTTTCGGGGCTATTTCGATAGCATACCCACATCTCAAAAGGTCTGGGCCGCGGTGCTCAGTTCAGCCATCTACGAATACTTCATTCGCTACATCTCAGCGGCGGCAGGGGTTGACCCGGTAGAAACGTTCCGCATCATTATCAGTCCGCCGCCGCAGATGGTCTCCAATATTCGCATTGGGGCCATGCAGGCTTACATGGTAGCCGAGCCGTGGAATACCCGTGCCATCACCGGCAACGAGGGTGTCGGCTTTACCTTTGCCCACGGCAAAGAGGTGTGGCAGGGCCACCCTGACCGGGTGCTGGCGGTGATGGAAGACTTCATCAACGAAAACCCCAAGACCTACCGCTCCCTCGTTAAGGCGATGATCGAGGCCTGCCGCTACTGCGACGACCCGGCCAATCGCACCGAAGTTGCAGAGATTATCTCGGCCCGATCGTTTACTGGGGCAAAGCCTAAATTTACGGAACCTGCTTTGGTGGGCAACTACAACTACGGCGGTTTCGACGGCAAAGATCGCACTGTTCAAATGCCAGATAGTACCGTCTTCTTTAAAATGCCCGAGAACCTGCCTCATCCCGCTGGCGACCATTCCACCTTTATGTGGCAGTCTCAGTCAATCTGGCTGATGACCCAGGCCACCCGCTGGGGGCAGATTGAGGAGTTTCCGGCCGATGCAGAGGCCAAAGCTAAGCAGGCCTGGCGCACCGATTTATATCGAGACATCGCAAACGAAATGGGTATTGAGTGCCCAGCAGATGACTACAAGGTAGAACCTGGGGAGCTATTCATCGACGGTCTTGCCTATGACCCCAGCGACCCAGTGGGCTATTTGAACGGGTTTGAGATTCGCGCTAACCGTCCCCAGCGGATCTATATGGGGTGAGAGATGGCTGGTTGAAGGGCTGACATGTCAAGATCTTTAAACCGACCCCCTTAAGCTAAGCCCGTTGCCCCGCAAACAGTCTTCCTTGCTCTAGATGCAATATTCAGGAGAAAACCATGGTCAAATCAAGTCAATACTCACAGCCCTCTGAGCAACGGCAGGCTGAGCTTGGAACCAATTTTTTGGTCATTCAAGACCTGGTAAAGGCTTACCCTAGCGCTGGTGGCGACCCCACAGTCGTGCTCGACAACATCAACCTCACCGTCGGCGCCAACGAATTTATCGCCATTATTGGCCACTCGGGCTGTGGTAAATCGACGCTGCTCAAGATTGTCAGCGGCCTAGAGCAGGCTACCTCAGGCGGGGTGCTTTTGGAAGGGAAACCAATCAAAAAGCCAGGGGCCGATCGCATGATGGTGTTTCAAAACTATTCGCTGCTGCCCTGGCTGACAGTGCGCGAGAATGTGCGGCTGGCGGTGAATGAAGTGTGCGACCATCTTTCTCCCCGCGATCGCACTGATCTGGTAGAAGAACACCTAGCCATGGTCAACCTCACCGACGCAGCCTTGAAATACCCTGACGAGCTGTCGGGCGGCATGAAGCAGCGGGTCGGCATTGCCCGCGCCCTGGCGATTCGCCCCAAAATGCTGCTGATGGATGAACCCTTTGGTGCGCTCGATGCCCTCACCCGCGGTCACCTCCAGCGCCAGGTGCTGGATATCTGGGAGCGCAACCCCCAGGCGGTAATGATGATTACCCACGATGTGGATGAGGCGATCTATATGGCCGATCGCATTGTGATGATGACCAATGGCCCCAATGCCCACATTGGCGAAATTTTGGAGGTGCCGTTTAAGCACCCGCGCGATCGCACTGCCCTGCGCGAATCCAAAGAGTACTTTGAACTCCGCAACCATGCCCTTGGGTTCCTCGATAGCTACTTTGAGCAAATGAGCTAGGGGCTTTGAAAAGGAAACGATAAACTCAGCTCACTGGCTCTACTCCGCTAAGACGTAGCGGGTGAGCACGCGCATGATTTCGTTGATGCGTCCGGTGGGCTGGGGTTTGCTCCATTCGCGCACTTCGGCAAAGCCGAGGCGATAGAGTTCGTGGATGATGCGCTCTACGCCGTGGGCGCTGCCGATGACCAAGATGCGAATGACCTCGCGCCCCGGCTCGGCAGCGGGTTCAATAGTGACTTGCAGAGCAGGATTTGACAGGATTGAAGGCATAAACGCTTGCGGCATAGAAAGCTCCTTGTTGGCTTAATGGATCACAAGATAGCACCGATTACACGGTCGTGATCCATTAAGCCAACATTTACGTAGCCATGACTCTCTGACACAGTTGGAGCATGGGTAGAGCAAGCCAAGCACTAAAGCAGGTTTTAGACACCTACGGCATTAGCCAAAATCAGCTTGCCGTGACAATGGGTGTAGAACGAGGCAGCGTCTTCCGCTGGTACCACGACAAACGCGACCCTACAGCAGAGACAGTAGTAGAAATTGTTGAAGCCTTGAAAATTCTCGACTCTCAGGCCGCAGAAGATTTTGCACAACTTTACCTAGGAAATATATTAAGGGCTAAGCCGGAAGAAGACGATCTTATATAACTAACATTTGCCTTCGACTTAGAGCCCATTTATAAAACCATTTAATCCCTAGGTAGCCGATTTAGACAAAACCATTCCTTCGAATTTATAGGGCTCTATAACAGGCTCTTAAGCCTCTGAAACCACTACTACAAATTTTGTTTTCGCCGAAATCATGTTTTTTCGCTACTCCTGCTCTATCCGCTACATAAATTCAAAAAAAATTCCAGCTTTTGAAGTGATTGAATCTCATCCTGATAATTTAACAACCGTTGTTTTGAGAGGTCCAGTCGAGAGCGAGGGATTTGAAACCAAACATTTTTGTGAGATAGTGATTGCCTCAAGCATTGATGAAGAATGTGAGGAAATACTTTTTGAGCTAGAAAAACTTTTTAATGACTCAGGGCAAGAATCTTGCATTGTCGATCAAAGCTTTAAACTCAAAAGCGGCAAAGAACTAGATGCAATGCGGCCAAGTAGTTTTCCAGAATCGTTCAAGTCTGTAATCTTATCTATTCAGGAAAACATAGCAAAGATAGCGAAAGATACCATAGCTGTCTTTCGTTGGCGCATGAACCTCTCCGACTTTTCCGAAACGACTACATTAAGGCGATTTGAATGGTCTAGGGATCAGAGTGTATGGAATCATTTTAATTATGTACTGTTTTCGCCAATTTTTCATATTACGGAAATTTTAGATCCGATTAAACTTCCTAAGGATGAAATAGATGAAATTTTATCTAAATCAATGAAAGAGCCCGTTTACCACGAACTTTTTCGAGAGTCTTGGGAACTGCGCTTTAAGAATCCGCGGAGTTCGATAGTAATTGGAATTTCAGCAGCAGAAGTTGCTATGAAAGAATGTATAGCCTCTTTAGTTCCACATGCTCAATGGTTAGCAGAAGAAGCACCTACTCCTCCGTTAATAGCAATGATGAAGAACTATTTACCGCTTCTTCCTACTAAAAATAAATTTAATGCTGAAGTTTTAGCTCCACCAAAATCCATCCGTCGGGATATTGGAGAGGGTGTTGAACTTAGAAATAAAGTGGTTCATGTTGGCCGTCAAGCACCTAGCTATGGAGGGCTTGAAAAAATATTGCTTTCAGTAAAAGATTTTCTCTGGCTTAT
This window of the Nodosilinea sp. FACHB-141 genome carries:
- a CDS encoding Uma2 family endonuclease, producing MVQATAQPLSFEDFIDQYPCDGGRYELIEGEVVEVRPTGAHEDIGGFIALKLGVLIDQLGLPLMIPRTCVVKPLRPNAGYIPDVAVLDRTQLQHEPLWEKSSTVCNGATVKLVVEVVSTNWRDDYGLKLADYEAMGIAEYWIVDFRALGAARVIGQPKQPTITLCTLGTDGYQLERFTGNDLLVSPTFAALRLTAQDIFRAGAG
- a CDS encoding ArsJ-associated glyceraldehyde-3-phosphate dehydrogenase, whose amino-acid sequence is MVRVAVNGFGRIGRLVLRAGWAMPELEFVHINEIKGGPESAAHLLKFDSVHGRWAAEVEAVSSEKIAIDGIPLSFSSGASPNEVPWADYGVDLLLECSGKFRTVESLAPYYDHGVKKVIVAAPVKAGALNVVYGINDNLYNPAEHHLLTAASCTTNCLAPVVKVIHEGLGIRHGVITTIHNHTNTQTIVDAPHQDLRRARATGMSLIPTTTGSATAIALIYPELAGKLNGLAVRVPLLNASLTDCVFEVDRPTTVEEANSLLKAAADGPLKGILGYETRPLVSVDYKDDPRSSIVDAPSTMVVDDTQVKILAWYDNEWGYSCRMAELARKVAQSL
- the arsJ gene encoding organoarsenical effux MFS transporter ArsJ codes for the protein MSSTFKPESLRNYAIITAAYWGFTITDGALRMLVLLHFHVLGYSPFAIAMLFLFYEVFGVVTNFFGGWIGSQVGIRQTLYGGIALQIFALVMLSYLNPDWGVPVQVAYVMAAQAFSGIAKDLTKMSSKSAIRLVVPKEAASRLFKWVAVLTGSKNALKGVGFFVGAALLEGVGFRPALLSQAAVLGVILLSGSLLPVGMGKIGKKVPFKQLFSKSKAINVLSAARFFLFGSRDVWFVVALPVFLYEALGWRFMQVGSYMALWVIGYGMVQFLAPQLLRKDSTGKVVPKAKTILFWTSILTPIPALIALTLMAGVRGNIAVTGGLVVFGVVFAFNSAVHSYLVLAYTEDRDVSLNVGFYYMANSGGRLLGTITSGLFYQWFGLVGCLWVSSLFVLTAALITAQLPEPDPADSTMVVG
- a CDS encoding phosphatidate cytidylyltransferase, which codes for MLWPRIISGIVAIAVALVMILLGGWYFTLGFGVLIFLGQLEIFALVKAKGILPAAKTTLVVSQLLLITAHLSPPLADALLPLSGTFICFYLLFQPQVATIADVAASILGLFYGGYLPSFWVRLRDLGDTATTLPLGGFWPATWPPALDALPYGLVITLLAFACIWASDIGAYTAGRIIGRTPLSNISPKKTVEGAVFGMLGSMVVALIGSHWLQWPIWPATGAALGLMVGTSSLLGDLTESLMKRDAGVKDSGALIPGHGGILDRTDSYVFTGALVYFFVTLLLPLLSAS
- the queC gene encoding 7-cyano-7-deazaguanine synthase QueC — translated: MAQSSLTPKAIVLLSGGLDSATAAAQAIADGYDLVALSFNYGQRHQRELEAAKAVAKHFAIADHHFIDVDLAQWGASSLTDLAQPLPQEGIDAGIPSTYVPGRNTVFIALALALAEAKGAEAIYLGINAVDYSGYPDCRPEYLAAFQQLAQLSSKAGLEGHAPKLVAPLVVDSKADIVRRAVALGVPIAQTWSCYLGGAEPCGRCDSCRIRDRALVEAGYPQLATSTG
- the ntrB gene encoding nitrate ABC transporter permease → MQPKLRTRAAARSGQTKSVKPPFRFPLERIVLPAIAFLVVLLVWWVVATFFTTLMPTPGQAFMANLDYIFNPFFRRGPGNLGIGWLLLASLRRVLLGFLLGTLVAIPVGFWIGLSPRAMMAINPIVQLFRPVSPVAWLPIALSIFNLANPSAIFVIFITSLWPTVINTALGVASVPKDYLDVAQVLEMPRWRQMTKIIWPASLPYIFTGLRLSLGIAWLVIVAVEMLTGGIGIGFFIWDEWNRLSLSSVFLAVVVIGLTGLVLDYGITLLERWATHRPAKAM
- a CDS encoding ABC transporter substrate-binding protein; translation: MTMINRRSLLQGAAGFTAGLAASACSQALRSSSPSPSGGAAQAANVEQVVDPASLERSHIKVGYVPVNDCAPFAIAQAKGFFHKYGLTVALNREASWGTSRDAVIFGRLDASPVVSGAVTNARVGAEGAPAAPMCAALTIHRHGNAMTMNRAMWDYGLRPWREYNGDLEAFGRDFRGYFDSIPTSQKVWAAVLSSAIYEYFIRYISAAAGVDPVETFRIIISPPPQMVSNIRIGAMQAYMVAEPWNTRAITGNEGVGFTFAHGKEVWQGHPDRVLAVMEDFINENPKTYRSLVKAMIEACRYCDDPANRTEVAEIISARSFTGAKPKFTEPALVGNYNYGGFDGKDRTVQMPDSTVFFKMPENLPHPAGDHSTFMWQSQSIWLMTQATRWGQIEEFPADAEAKAKQAWRTDLYRDIANEMGIECPADDYKVEPGELFIDGLAYDPSDPVGYLNGFEIRANRPQRIYMG
- a CDS encoding ABC transporter ATP-binding protein, producing the protein MVKSSQYSQPSEQRQAELGTNFLVIQDLVKAYPSAGGDPTVVLDNINLTVGANEFIAIIGHSGCGKSTLLKIVSGLEQATSGGVLLEGKPIKKPGADRMMVFQNYSLLPWLTVRENVRLAVNEVCDHLSPRDRTDLVEEHLAMVNLTDAALKYPDELSGGMKQRVGIARALAIRPKMLLMDEPFGALDALTRGHLQRQVLDIWERNPQAVMMITHDVDEAIYMADRIVMMTNGPNAHIGEILEVPFKHPRDRTALRESKEYFELRNHALGFLDSYFEQMS
- a CDS encoding helix-turn-helix transcriptional regulator; this translates as MGRASQALKQVLDTYGISQNQLAVTMGVERGSVFRWYHDKRDPTAETVVEIVEALKILDSQAAEDFAQLYLGNILRAKPEEDDLI